CGACATAACCCAGACTGTTTCGGTTGACTGCACTGATGCTAAGAACGTACGATGTTCCGTTGCTATTACTCTTGATAATAGGGCCATACTCGCCCCCTTCTGTGCTGCTGGCCGTCACATGCAGGAAAACAGCGTGCGTTGAGCTTTCGAGTACGGTATAGGCGGTTTGAACAGGCACTTGAACGTTTGGTGGGAACTGTGCTCTTGCGAAAGTCCTACCGTCAACGCTCGTACTAGCTACCAGTGAATCGGGGTTTTCTGGCTGCCGCGATGCTACAATGATGAACTCCGACATTGTAGCGTAGTTGATGACATCGACGAATTGGACCTCGTTGTCATTGAAAAAGTCATCACTTGACAACAATTGCAGTCGACCGTTCTTGCTCTGCTTTTCAAATTGCTCGCAGTATACGAGATTTGTACTGTTCGGCCGGGTTTCTCTACTTTCGAACTCGCATTTCTGGACATAGCTCAGTAAAGGTTCCCAGTTCTTACCACGCCCTTTCTTTATAAAAGCGTCCGAATGACAGTCACCGGAGTGGCAATCCACGGCGCCGGTCCAGATTAGCCGATCCTTGTGCACTGGGTGGAACGCCATAACTTGAAGGAAGCGATCCTGAGTGGGCGGAGCCGGAGCCTGAAATGGTTTGAAAGTATGGCCACGATCTTCAGTCCAAAAGCCCTCTTTGCCATCGGTAAGAAGGAAAGCCACGTCGCTGCTATACGGGTGCAGATAGACTCTGGTAATTTCTTCTCCCTTAAGCGGCCTTTCCCATGTCTTACCATGATCATGCGTCACATAAACTTCGTGCTCACTGCTTAGCATTATGATGGTTTCGTCACTGCCGGAGCTACTGGACTGGCGTTCTAGATAATAATACTGCGCGTAGTCTCTTGCCTCGAGCAACTGCAAAGTCACTCTGATTTTGCCGTCAGTTGATGGACTACTGGCGTCCTTGCAAGATCTTTCGATTTCCTTGTCCAGATTTTCGCCACCATCTCGGATGCAAGCATCTCCTGGGATAAGCCTCCAGCCCGATGGGCCCATGAATTTATCATCAGGTTTTTTGCACTCGCCTTCTGGAGGGGTTAGTGGGGAGGGAATGACACACCCTTTCCCATCTTCGGTGCGCCTGTATTCACACTCGAAATCCTCCGCTGTGCACTTGCATGCTTCAAAAATCGGCTGGGGGTCTTTAAATTCCTCGTCCACAAAACAGTTCGCGTTGGCCCTTCTGCGCATGTAAAATTGCTTATGACCCATCAAGCAATCGGGTTTGCCATGTTCGTCCAGTCTAGCCGGCCATTTCTCAaagtcatcctcctcgcaTTTCCTCTCATGGAGACCATCGAAGTCGATCGAGTAAATGACATGTTCACCATCTTGACTTTCCTTTAAGGAGCCAACAACAATAAACTTCAAACTAGTGGAATCGGGTGTGGTGGTGACCATTGTGGGGTAAATCTTATGCTGGAGCTCGACAGATGCCCATTCCTTACCATGATCAAGGGAGTAgttgatcttgtccactCTACCCTCATCACGCACCGCTATAACAACGGCACCCTGATCCCCAAACTCATACTTGTGGGGATGCTTGATAGCACGGCGCCACGTCACTCCCGCGTCATCTGAGATATAGAGATTGCATTCAGCGTATTCTTGGAGATGATTTCCTGTATTTCCTATTCCCATCACTAGCCCCGGTGCTGGGCTTGAGAACACCCGCCCTATATTTCTAAGCGCAGTTACAGAGTGAAGATGCAGGTTTTCCCCATCTGATTTCAAGGGTTGAAATGTCCTGCCATCGTCAAAACTAATTCTGCTGGTAATCTTCTTTTTGGCGGAACCAGATTCAACTTCCTCCGGATTCTGTACAGTGTTGACCAGCACAATCCCTTGGATACCGGCAATCTTTTCAAAGTCGACCATGCCTTCCGAGTTACGATTAGTGTGTTCAATATTGCGGGTGAAATAGGTGCCATTCGAGTTTGAAGTAAAAAGCACACCCATGCCACTTCTTGGACTAGTCAGCACATCCACCTGAAGGCTGTAATTTGTACTCTCTAGCATCGTGTATGCATCCTCCTCTATTCGGTGACCATCGAACTCTGCACGGTGCCAATTTTTAGCATCAACTGTCACGTACAACGCGAGTTCTTCGGTCCCTTTAGATTTGGCCGCAGCTACGATGAATTTCTTAACTGCAGCGGTGCTAATGACCCCTGACACAGGCCGCCCTTCTTGGAGCTTAGTCTCCGTGCCTTCAGCGTTGCCCCTGAAGTAGTCATCAGAGTAGACAAGACGATTGGCGTGTGGAAGCGGCACTTTCAAACCAGGGACGACACAGAACGAACGGTCCTTGATCTCCTCGGCTAAATTCAGATCTTCAGCAAATTGCGGGTGTCCCACAGCCCAAGCACATCCACCAGTGCTCTCACGCAGTAGTTTGACCGTAGCGAAGTCATCTGTCGTGTAGTATGACCTCACAATGCAATACCGGCCTGCGCATTCCTCGCCCTGGAATATCACTTTGCTGGAGTCCCCGCCATGGAATACGAGGGGGTAATGCCTTATCGCGGGAAATTCGGCAATATTAAACGATGCCCATGTTTTCGCCTGGTCCGTTGTAACCCAGTGACGGCCGTTGGGCCCCAAGGCGTAGGCCTTCTTATTGTCATATGGGTGCTGTCTGATTAAAAGAACATGATGTTTCATGCCACCGTCGTCGCCCTCAACAACTGACCAAGTTTCGCCTGCATCGACTGACCGAAGCAGATCGCCATTGACCGTGTTCATGAGAACAGTGTCCGTGTCCTCGAAGTAGAAGAGGGAGCTCGGTTTATGATCGATCTTAGTCGGTGGTGCAATTTTTGGCGAACTTGACTTTGCAGCACCGCGCTGCGCAAGGAGCGCCAATAGCAGGCAGCTCACCAGCAGTAGCCATCGATAAATCATGACCGCTACTCTTGAAACATTTGAAACAACGCACACAAAGGCTTACGTTTCGGCGAGGAGCTTATGCTTCTGTGAGGAGCTGATGCTCCGATGACGTTTGGGTGATGCGGGAGGGAGGAAGAATGGTGTCGATCTCGAATACGCGCTACCCAAATTGTACGGGATAAAAGGATAGTAGATAGGTAAAATTTCAGGGCCGCAACGCGAATGGCTTCAAACTAAGAATGTAATACGTGGTGGATAGCTGCGTGGCCTCTGAGGAGCTGCATGGTCACGTGTAGAGATTGCTTATCGAAGCattagctttttatttttgccGATTGACCCTAAAAGTACCTGCAGCACACCATCCAGTATCGATCCATGATAcgtattaattttataataaaatctcaACCATGGGGTGAACATCCGTGCAATCCTAGAAAACAACTTGCTAGATTCTGTTCTGAAGTTACCGGTGGCTACCGAGGGGGTTTGCTGAATTCTCAAGTATGGAAGGTACAGTACTGTATCTTGTTTCTGATTGGGCTGCTAGGGAAAGCCTTACAAGCAATACTAATGGGTGCTGTTTGATGAGAAGTTCAAAGAATCATTAATCATTGAGTAAAGAAGAAATTATGAAAGGACAAAAAGCTCAGCATTTCTGTTTCCGAAACTTACGCCacattttcttcatcaacCCTTGCTCGTCCTCACCGGATCCCCATAGATGGGAACCGCTATCCTCCAGTGGCAGCTTCAGTGGGTCCACCCTGGGTGGTGGCACGGTCGTCCGAAGGTCGGGTCTCGTCAGCGTCATCTTCAGGGTCATTTCGCGGTTGCTACCAGTATTCTGCTGGTTGCCAGGTCTTGGAGGTAGCAGCCATGACTGGTGCCTTGGATATGGGCGTCCAGAGTCTGATGAGCGAGAATTGTGCACATATGAGAGTCGAGCTACGTTCATCCGCTTATCACATCGTTCGTCTGAAACTGACGTGTCCTCCTCGTCGAGGAACGTGCCAGTAAACATTGGAGGCTTCGTTTTGCGTTCGGCTGGCATGGTTCTCTCATTGTTTTGAGCCGGAAAACCAAACTCAACAGCTTCATCAAAGTTTTGCGGAGAGGCCAGGTAAACCCGCAATTTGAGGCGGGCCTCAGGGTCCTGATAATATTGCGCTGATGGATCGATACTGGACGTGGAAGATCGAGGCACATGGGTTTGACTTTGGCTCGATGACGGTCGAGAACTTGAATTACGAGCCGTGATATTCATCGGCGCTGTCGGAAACGTCGAGGATCGACGCGCGGATTGCGCTTTTTGACGCGACACTGCCGATGTTGGTTGTCGAATTGAAACGTCTGGATTAAACGACAGTGCCGTTCGAAGAGAAGGCCGCCTTCGAGGCGGCGAGTTCGGCAACGTCTTAGCAACATGCGCGTGATACTCGTCCAGCCTTAGGTCAAGATCTCCATTGTCATCAAACCAACGGAAGTTATCGCAAAGCGAGTAGTCCATGTCGGTATCAGAACTCAGGTCCGAATCCGAGAGGTCGAAGTATAATGTGGATGACCGTGAGGTCGCAATAGAGTTTCCGTCCGAGAACCGAATTTCAGGAGGTTGATGCCGGGAACAATGTCTTGCTTTCTCCAGCGGGTGAGGCGCTTCACCGGCAGCATCGAAGAACCGAGCTTCAAACTGCGCTCGGTAAAACCAatcctgttcttctttcgaGAAGAGTTTCTGCTGGATTTTAGGCGgcaatgaatgaaagcaTCGCGAGTCCACTTGGGCGGCAAGATGGACCAACTGTAGCGAGTTGACTTTGCGGAGCTTCTTAGTCGTGTTTGGAAAGGAAGACTTATGCGGGTGGCACTTCCTGTTCTTGTTGAGGGGTTTTATTGCGGATGTTGGA
This window of the Aspergillus flavus chromosome 8, complete sequence genome carries:
- a CDS encoding vacuolar protein sorting/targeting protein 10 (vacuolar protein sorting protein, putative); amino-acid sequence: MIYRWLLLVSCLLLALLAQRGAAKSSSPKIAPPTKIDHKPSSLFYFEDTDTVLMNTVNGDLLRSVDAGETWSVVEGDDGGMKHHVLLIRQHPYDNKKAYALGPNGRHWVTTDQAKTWASFNIAEFPAIRHYPLVFHGGDSSKVIFQGEECAGRYCIVRSYYTTDDFATVKLLRESTGGCAWAVGHPQFAEDLNLAEEIKDRSFCVVPGLKVPLPHANRLVYSDDYFRGNAEGTETKLQEGRPVSGVISTAAVKKFIVAAAKSKGTEELALYVTVDAKNWHRAEFDGHRIEEDAYTMLESTNYSLQVDVLTSPRSGMGVLFTSNSNGTYFTRNIEHTNRNSEGMVDFEKIAGIQGIVLVNTVQNPEEVESGSAKKKITSRISFDDGRTFQPLKSDGENLHLHSVTALRNIGRVFSSPAPGLVMGIGNTGNHLQEYAECNLYISDDAGVTWRRAIKHPHKYEFGDQGAVVIAVRDEGRVDKINYSLDHGKEWASVELQHKIYPTMVTTTPDSTSLKFIVVGSLKESQDGEHVIYSIDFDGLHERKCEEDDFEKWPARLDEHGKPDCLMGHKQFYMRRRANANCFVDEEFKDPQPIFEACKCTAEDFECEYRRTEDGKGCVIPSPLTPPEGECKKPDDKFMGPSGWRLIPGDACIRDGGENLDKEIERSCKDASSPSTDGKIRVTLQLLEARDYAQYYYLERQSSSSGSDETIIMLSSEHEVYVTHDHGKTWERPLKGEEITRVYLHPYSSDVAFLLTDGKEGFWTEDRGHTFKPFQAPAPPTQDRFLQVMAFHPVHKDRLIWTGAVDCHSGDCHSDAFIKKGRGKNWEPLLSYVQKCEFESRETRPNSTNLVYCEQFEKQSKNGRLQLLSSDDFFNDNEVQFVDVINYATMSEFIIVASRQPENPDSLVASTSVDGRTFARAQFPPNVQVPVQTAYTVLESSTHAVFLHVTASSTEGGEYGPIIKSNSNGTSYVLSISAVNRNSLGYVDFEKAQGLEGVAVVNVVSNVADVSKKVPKKLKTMITHNDGAQWMLLPPPTKDADGKSFGCSVVAGKGTDDCSLHLHGYTERKDERDTFASGSAIGLMMAVGNVGDHLAGGDEADTFITNDGGISWKSVKKGKYMWEYGDSGSVIVIVPESKPTKTIHYSLDEGDTWEEFQFSDVEVRINDISTVPSDTSKNFLLWARLSNSEVQDKFATFNIDFSGVRPRPCLLDENQGNSDDYYIWEPKHPFQENNCLFGHSEQYHRKKPSAQCWNDWRESHVHSIGTNCTCTRADYECDYNYEPQSDGSCALVPGLPKPDAMEICKKDPDTIEYWEPTGYRRIPQTTCQGGLNLDHFVSKPCPNKEEEYKQKHGISGVGLFFAIVTPLAVAGAAGYYAYSKWDGKFGQIRLGESAGTSQSFLSRDSWLVTVPIAIVAGTVAVARALPLLVTSLWRGASGFIRLGRGRGYSRPYASRGSFAARRGDYTSIVDDEDELLGVEDAELDEDDEA